From one Mytilus edulis chromosome 1, xbMytEdul2.2, whole genome shotgun sequence genomic stretch:
- the LOC139506972 gene encoding uncharacterized protein — translation MTVCLYRTIKTEKDHKLLQEDLASLEDWANKWGHGMRFNAKKCYILSIKNKSQRFYTFNGHILQQVQSNPYLGVQISEDLKWSTHITNVAQKANSTLGFLRRNLRYCPQECKKTAYISLVRSTMEYAATVWDPYSIADSNKLERIQRQAARFITGDYRTREDGCITNMLTKLKLQELQLRRTSQKLKFMYKVVEGLVPAIDPDDFLKSARPRRNITAKKFDNYQATNIVEKQVRNNTRCFDIPTSKTPQHSNSFFVSTIVNWNHLEDTIVRATSVESFKSALAKRQ, via the coding sequence ATGACTGTCTGTTTATACAGAACCATCAAAACAGAGAAAGATCACAAACTGCTACAAGAAGACCTAGCTAGCCTAGAAGACTGGGCAAATAAATGGGGCCACGGTATGCGATTCAACGCAAAGAAATGCTACATACTAAGCATAAAGAACAAAAGCCAGAGATTCTATACATTCAACGGCCACATACTCCAACAAGTTCAGAGCAACCCATACCTAGGAGTGCAGATATCAGAAGACCTGAAGTGGAGCACGCATATAACAAACGTTGCCCAAAAGGCTAACTCAACCCTAGGCTTCCTCAGAAGAAATTTACGATACTGCCCACAGGAATGTAAGAAAACTGCTTACATTTCCTTAGTAAGATCTACAATGGAATATGCAGCAACAGTATGGGACCCCTACAGTATTGCAGACTCAAACAAGCTAGAAAGAATACAAAGACAAGCAGCACGCTTTATAACAGGCGATTACAGAACTAGAGAAGATGGCTGCATAACAAACATGCTTACAAAATTAAAACTACAGGAACTACAATTGAGACGCACGAGCCAAAAGCTTAAATTTATGTACAAGGTGGTTGAGGGGCTGGTACCTGCTATTGATCCAGACGACTTCCTCAAATCAGCAAGACCAAGACGAAACATCACAGCTAAAAAGTTTGACAACTACCAAGCCACAAACATTGTTGAAAAACAAGTGAGGAACAATACCAGGTGTTTTGACATTCCTACCAGTAAAACACCGcaacattcaaattcattctttgtgtcCACAATAGTAAATTGGAACCATCTAGAAGACACTATTGTTCGCGCAACTAGTGTAGAGAGCTTTAAATCTGCTCTCGCAAAACGTCAATAA